The genomic window GATGAAAACATTATTGGTTTGCGCAGGTGGTTTTTCAACCACAATGATGATGGAGGCAATGAAGAAGGTTGTCAAGGAATCAGCAAAATTGGAGGCAGAGGATTACCCGATGGAAGCCATTGGGGTCGATAAGTTGGATCGTTATATCAACGACTACGATGTGATTTTAGTGGGCCCACAATTGAGTCATAAGTATGACTACATCAAGGGAGAGGCTGAAAAAATCAATAAGCCGACTGTCCTGCTTACTTCGGATATCTACGGTTCGATGGATGGGGCAACGGTAATGAAGCAAGCGATTTTGGCTTATCGTAAAAGTCAGCAAAAATAATCATTCAATGAGTTGGAGGAGAAAAAAATGGAACAACAAAAAGTATCCGCTTTTGATAAGGTCGAAGGATTTATTCGTAAAACCTTGGTACCTGTTGCCAATAAGGTAGACAACAATGTATACTTGACAGCCATCAAAAAAGGCATGGTCGTTTTAACACCGGCCTTACTTTTAGGATCGATTGCAGCAATTTTTCCATCGATTCCAGAATTTATCAAGGTATCAGCTATCCAGAATTGGTTCGATCAATACGGCTATATTTTTGGGCTTTTGTCTAAGGTATCCTTGGGCTTGGTTGGGTTATATGCTGTTCTGGCAATTGCGTATTTCCTGAGTGAACAGCTGAAGCTGTATACGATTGGTTCGATGATTTTAGCAGCAATCGGTTTTCTGTTAGTTGCGATGGATGTGGATGAAAATGGCAATAT from Enterococcus sp. 9E7_DIV0242 includes these protein-coding regions:
- a CDS encoding PTS sugar transporter subunit IIB, which encodes MKTLLVCAGGFSTTMMMEAMKKVVKESAKLEAEDYPMEAIGVDKLDRYINDYDVILVGPQLSHKYDYIKGEAEKINKPTVLLTSDIYGSMDGATVMKQAILAYRKSQQK